CAAAGGCTATTATCAAGCGGCAGAGGAATTCGCCAGCGATATCCAAGAACGCTTGCTCGGTCCGGGGCACTTCAAAGGAATTGCCTGATGGCAAAGAAAAGAAGTGGCGCCAAGGAGGAGATTTGAACTCCCGAGACGTGAAGTCAGTAGCTGTCCCTTCGACCTGAAGGTCGATTCGAGGCTACCGCCTTACCGGACTAGGCTACCTTGGCCCAAGGGCGGAATGGAGTTTAATATTTTAAGGCTTGGCAATCAGATAAATAAATTCAGAGGAATGACCTGTCAAGGATGAACAGCGATGGAAGTGAAAGTTGCCTTTAACAAGAGGACCGAGGTCCTGTCGATCGGTGATGAGGAGACGGTCGCGGGTCTGCTCAGGGCCATGGACCTTTTTCCGGATTCACATATAGTCGTTCGCGGTAAGAGCCCCATACCTCTGACGGAGAGGATCAGGGAGGGTGACGAACTTCGTATCGTCAAGGTGGCATCGGGCGGATGACGTCTGTTTTTATATCCAGTATGATGTATAGATGATAGATGTGGAAGAGGGCTCTCAACCTATCATTGCTCATCGTTTCTGCGATAGCACTGTGGATAGCCGATCTTTATTATCCAGAACCCAACCTCAATAAAGGATTCCAGACATTGGTGGCTCTGGCGATCATCTACCTGGTTTTCTCGATATTGCTGACCAGCTTCGTATCTGGTAGGCTAAGCGACAAGAAGACCCGATACTCAGTGCGCAAGGTCTTCTCCATTCTCAGCCTGATATTCTCCATCGGTGCGATCATCACCGTTTGGGTCACCGACCCACAGACGTTGGTCGTCTCCTATGGATTGTTCGCAGCGGGACTTGCCATAGCCCTGCAGGACGTCTTCAAGAACTTGGCCGGGGGGTTCATCATCTTTATAGAATCTCCCTACAGGGTCGGGGACCGGGTCATGATGAAGGATGTGGTCGGCGATGTCATTGACATCGGCATCATGTACACCACGCTCCTGGAGCTGAGGGAGTGGGTCGACGGGGACCAGGCCACGGGAAGATTGGTGATCCTTCCCAATGGACATCTGTTATCCGGATCCATCTTCAATTACACCAAGGACAACAACTTCCTTTGGGACGAACTGGTCATCCCTATCTCCTATGACAACGATTGGAAGGCCGCCTCGGAACTGACGGTGGAGATCGTCAAGAGAGAGACCGCGACCGTAACGGCAAAGGCCGAGGCGGAGATCGCGATCATGATGGGGAAATATTATCTGACCAAGCGGGAGGTGGAATCGAAGGTGAACATAGTGCTTACGAGCAACTATATTGAATTCCACGTTCGATACATTTGCGAGACCAGGGGACGACGGGGAACTCGCAACACCTTATCACGCATACTCTTAGAGGAATATGAGAAGAACGGTGTCGCGGTCGGTTCGTCGACATTGGAGATCACCAAGTTCCCCGATTTGGATAAGTGATATCCTATCGTGGTCGTTATGACCTGAACGGATTTTCTCATCACAAAGTTTATAAGTTAAAGAAAAATTATGACATCGTCAATCAAGGCCTGGAAAAATTAGCTGGGCTTTCCTATATCATGATCACTATCATCCATAGATCATCTGA
The sequence above is a segment of the Methanomassiliicoccales archaeon genome. Coding sequences within it:
- a CDS encoding mechanosensitive ion channel domain-containing protein — its product is MWKRALNLSLLIVSAIALWIADLYYPEPNLNKGFQTLVALAIIYLVFSILLTSFVSGRLSDKKTRYSVRKVFSILSLIFSIGAIITVWVTDPQTLVVSYGLFAAGLAIALQDVFKNLAGGFIIFIESPYRVGDRVMMKDVVGDVIDIGIMYTTLLELREWVDGDQATGRLVILPNGHLLSGSIFNYTKDNNFLWDELVIPISYDNDWKAASELTVEIVKRETATVTAKAEAEIAIMMGKYYLTKREVESKVNIVLTSNYIEFHVRYICETRGRRGTRNTLSRILLEEYEKNGVAVGSSTLEITKFPDLDK